In the genome of Vicia villosa cultivar HV-30 ecotype Madison, WI linkage group LG7, Vvil1.0, whole genome shotgun sequence, one region contains:
- the LOC131619003 gene encoding zinc finger BED domain-containing protein RICESLEEPER 2-like — protein MVHEHPFSVVENEVWMWAFQYVKSDFHKIGRKTTRVDCLRIHEEEKKILKDLLRNIDNIIITNDTWRSSHQGIGNKIFLVSVNNASYNNPCLKSLKEDYPLSRMLALGGALFHVRCCAHVLNLLVQDGLIQIKDVIGKVRESVKYVYHNDARSKALYDVVEQKGLKDRKLILDCPTLWNSTYQMLFAALKFKIEFLSYKERESHYKYAFSNVDWDNVEKVCQFLEVFNLATLVISGSEYPTSNIYLAEVWRVRQVIDNTTKDTNSFMREMAASMKLKFDKYWGECNFLMAIASVLDPRSKFHIVDTCFPLIYKAKVSLENIKKVKNSLEELYGEYVSLSLATPPMDLSNRRVTKFKFQLEKLCCLDLKVRYVKELCIISNLLQELLKYLSWFWTIKLGGIKCIDVYDVKEAVYELAATAKLVFNWSYASKLINFNKYVEFLTVVGEKLYCGYSGYNIQGNTPLPCFIFSTSS, from the exons ATGGTGCACGAACACCCATTTAGTGTGGTTGAGAATGAAGTATGGATGTGGGCATTCCAATATGTAAAATCAGATTTTCATAAAATTGGTCGAAAAACAACAAGAGTAGATTGTTTGAGAATACAtgaggaagagaagaaaatttTGAAGGATTTGTTGAGAAACATTGACAATATTATTATAACTAATGATACGTGGAGATCAAGTCACCAG GGAATTGGGAATAAGATATTTTTAGTTTCAGTCAACAATGCTTCTTACAATAATCCGTGTTTAAAAAGTTTGAAGGAAGACTATCCACTAAGCAGAATGTTAGCTCTTGGAGGGGCATTGTTTCATGTTAGATGTTGTGCACATGTACTAAATTTGTTAGTGCAAGATGGCCTTATCCAAATTAAGGATGTCATTGGCAAAGTTCGTGAAAGTGTGAAGTATGTTTACCATAATGATGCAAGATCGAAAGCTTTATATGATGTTGTTGAACAAAAGGGGCTGAAAGATAGGAAGCTCATACTTGATTGCCCAACATTATGGAATTCTACGTATCAAATGCTATTCGCTGCATTGAAATTCAAGATTGAATTCCTATCTTATAAGGAAAGAGAGTCACATTATAAGTATGCATTTTCAAATGTAGATTGGGACAATGTTGAGAAAGTTTGTCAATTTCTTGAAGTGTTTAATCTTGCCACCCTTGTTATATCAGGTAGTGAGTACCCTACTTCTAACATATATCTTGCGGAAGTTTGGAGGGTGAGGCAAGTCATTGATAATACAACAAAAGATACAAATTCATTTATGAGAGAAATGGCAGCTTCtatgaaattaaagtttgacaaATATTGGGGTGAATGTAATTTTTTGATGGCTATTGCTAGTGTTTTGGATCCAAGGAGCAAATTTCATATTGTTGATACATGCTTTCCATTGATATATAAAGCTAAAGTTTCTCTAGAGAATATAAAGAAGGTGAAGAATTCATTAGAGGAGCTATATGGTGAATATGTTTCTCTAAGTTT GGCAACTCCACCCATGGATCTTTCAAATAGGAG GGTGACAAAATTTAAGTTTCAGTTAGAAAAGCTCTGTTGTCTCGATTTGAAAGTAAGATACGTGAAGGAACTGTGTATAATTTCAAATCTTTTGCAGGAGTTGCTGAAGTATTTGAGTTGG TTTTGGACAATTAAACTCGGCGGGATTAAATGTATAGATGTTTATGACGTTAAGGAAGCAGTGTATGAGCTAGCAGCTACTGCTAAATTG GTTTTTAACTGGTCATATGCTTCAAAGCTCATCAATTTCAACAAATATGTGGAATTCCTTACTGTTGTTGGGGAAAAATTGTATTGTGGTTACTCTGGTTACAACATACAGGGAAACACTCCTTTACCTTGCTTCATATTTAGTACCTCTTCTTAA
- the LOC131617200 gene encoding 2-methylene-furan-3-one reductase-like: MSLSTTTSHFTILPSPLPSISPLSLRFSFTFRQNITQKTHPTTLLSSSSTKSTRFLVKSQSTSSPASSEAVKVISVPTEMKAWVYAEYGGVDVLKFDSNVAVPEVKDDQVLVKVFAAALNPVDGKRRQGKFKATDSPLPTVPGYDVAGVVVKVGSEVKEFKVGDEVYGDVNEKALEGPKQFGSLAEYTAVEEKLLALKPKNLDFAQAASLPLAIETAHEGLERTGFSSGKSILVLNGSGGVGSLVIQLAKQVFGASRVAATASTRNLELLKSLGADLAIDYTKENFEDLPEKFDVVYDAIGQCDRAVKAIKEGGSVVALTGAVTPPGFRFVVTSNGAVLKKLNPYLESGKVKPIVDPKGPFTFDKVAEAFSYIETNKATGKVVIFPIP; encoded by the exons ATGTCACTCTCCACCACAACTTCTCACTTCACAATCCTCCCTTCTCCACTTCCTTCCATTTCACCACTCTCTCTCAGATTCTCCTTCACTTTCCGGCAAAACATAACCCAAAAAACTCACCCTACAACCCTCttgtcttcttcttcaacaaaatctACCAGATTCTTGGTGAAGTCTCAGTCTACTTCTTCACCTGCTTCTTCCGAGGCTGTGAAAGTGATATCTGTCCCTACTGAAATGAAGGCTTGGGTTTATGCAGAATATGGAGGTGTTGATGTTTTGAAATTTGATTCCAATGTTGCTGTTCCTGAGGTTAAGGATGATCAGGTTCTTGTTAAGGTTTTTGCTGCTGCTCTTAACCCTGTTGATGGTAAAAGAAGGCAGGGAAAGTTTAAGGCTACTGATTCTCCTCTTCCG ACTGTTCCTGGCTATGACGTGGCTGGGGTAGTAGTGAAAGTTGGCAGTGAAGTAAAGGAATTCAAAGTAGGTGATGAAGTGTATGGTGATGTAAATGAGAAAGCACTAGAAGGGCCTAAACAGTTTGGATCTCTTGCTGAATACACAGCAGTTGAGGAGAAATTGTTGGCACTAAAACCTAAGAATTTGGACTTTGCTCAAGCTGCTTCTCTTCCTCTTGCAATTGAGACTGCTCATGAAGGTTTGGAAAGGACTGGATTTTCTTCTGGTAAATCTATTCTTGTTCTTAATGGTTCTGGTGGAGTTGGAAGCCTTGTAATTCAG CTAGCGAAACAAGTTTTTGGAGCTTCAAGAGTAGCTGCTACTGCAAGCACAAGAAATTTGGAGCTGTTGAAAAGCCTTGGAGCTGATTTGGCTATTGACTACACAAAGGAGAACTTTGAAGACTTACCAGAAAAATTTGATGTAGTTTATGATGCCATAG GGCAATGTGATAGGGCGGTGAAGGCTATAAAAGAAGGTGGAAGTGTAGTAGCACTAACAGGCGCTGTTACACCACCTGGATTCAGATTTGTAGTAACTTCCAATGGAGCTGTTCTAAAGAAACTAAACCCTTATTTGGAGAGTGGAAAAGTGAAGCCAATTGTAGATCCAAAAGGTCCATTCACCTTTGATAAGGTTGCTGAAGCTTTCTCTTACATTGAAACAAACAAAGCGACTGGAAAGGTTGTTATATTCCCTATCCCATGA